A window of Gigantopelta aegis isolate Gae_Host unplaced genomic scaffold, Gae_host_genome ctg3699_pilon_pilon, whole genome shotgun sequence contains these coding sequences:
- the LOC121392380 gene encoding LOW QUALITY PROTEIN: aqualysin-1-like (The sequence of the model RefSeq protein was modified relative to this genomic sequence to represent the inferred CDS: deleted 1 base in 1 codon) — LDNVEFVEEETFAKASLSWALDRIDQVSPVLDGIFKPGRNGKGVDIYILDTGNEEYLECVLDNHYGDNQMGRDCHEHGTYVASLACGKRYGVAKKAHLFIV; from the exons TACTTGACAATGTTGAGTTTGTTGAAGAAGAGACATTTGCTAAAGCTTCACTTTCATGGGCACTGGATCGTATTGATCAAGTCAGTCCAGTATTAGATGGTATATTTAAACCTGGAAGAAATGGA AAGGGTGTTGACATTTACATTTTAGATACAGGTAATGAAGAATACCTTGAATGTGTTCT TGACAACCACTATGGAGATAATCAAATGGGTAGAGATTGTCATGAACACGGAACTTATGTAGCAAGTCTTGCTTGTGGAAAACGTTATGGAGTTGCCAAGAAAGCTCACCTGTTTATAGT